The following proteins come from a genomic window of Macadamia integrifolia cultivar HAES 741 chromosome 14, SCU_Mint_v3, whole genome shotgun sequence:
- the LOC122061573 gene encoding uncharacterized protein LOC122061573, translating into MTGPGRNHRRGRGRWVPLGSGVDDGFQPSQEPGCGSNFKDDGVQDSNFRVPNNQLDKASVGADRYCHHRSSQHWKPLPKREGNSSSKCTESATMVASSYHQDAHILPSCLVGKESSPDRAEGSNSRQPINSSVHSVDDKESHAHSGSTIRSFQKAHRSRNQSNSPHLDSANLQDRICVSKDIPSTAGKTDHVMITSENLADHLSAEHSEKLPLGCRSNVKDDGVQDSSCRVPDNQLDNAPVGAGSDGRYSHHRSSQHEKSLSKREANSSSKCTQSEAVVDSLYQQDVHNLPPCSFVKERSPNIEIAQKDYIFANRPEGNSSRQPNNSLVHSVNDNECLVQSDSRHSSFQKAQLSEHQSNSPNLASSNLRDRLCIGQDIPSAAGKTDQMMISSKKAADHLQTEHLECLPFDPFDICQRKTGSLFALKPSLLAQNREKRRELEYFERSEKLILRQGMVLLKKYISHTNQIKIIKECRELGLGPGGFYQPGYRDGAKLHLQMMCLGKDWDPEFRSYGERRKIDGACPPCIPVEFKKLVEDAIQDSNDFIKGKLKLGNVEEVLPVMSPDICIVNFYTHSGRLGLHQDRDESQESLNSGLPVVSFSIGDSAEFLYGENSDTEMAEKVILESGDVLIFGGNSRLVYHGVRCIMPNSAPSFLVEEANLRPGRINLTFRKS; encoded by the exons ATGACGGGTCCTGGCAGAAACCACCGTCGTGGACGTGGTCGGTGGGTACCCCTTGGTTCCGGTGTAGATGATGGATTTCAGCCTAGTCAAGAACCT GGGTGTGGATCTAATTTTAAAGATGATGGTGTTCAAGATTCCAATTTTAGAGTTCCTAACAACCAACTAGATAAGGCTTCTGTCGGTGCTGATAGGTATTGTCATCACAGAAGTTCTCAACATTGGAAACCCTTGCCAAAGAGGGAAGGAAATAGCAGTTCAAAGTGTACTGAGTCAGCAACTATGGTTGCTTCTTCTTACCACCAGGATGCGCATATACTGCCTTCTTGTTTGGTTGGTAAGGAAAGTTCACCAGACAGAGCAGAGGGCAGTAACTCAAGACAGCCAATTAACTCATCGGTGCATTCTGTCGATGACAAGGAGTCGCATGCTCATTCTGGTAGCACTATCAGATCTTTCCAAAAAGCTCATCGCAGTCGAAACCAATCAAACTCACCTCATTTAGATTCTGCCAACCTGCAAGATAGGATTTGTGTTAGCAAGGATATACCTTCCACTGCTGGGAAAACCGATCATGTGATGATAACCTCTGAGAATTTAGCAGACCACCTCAGCGCAGAACATTCAGAGAAGTTACCCTTG GGATGTAGATCTAATGTTAAAGATGATGGTGTTCAAGATTCCAGTTGTAGAGTTCCTGACAACCAACTAGATAATGCTCCTGTTGGTGCTGGCAGTGATGGTAGATATTCTCATCACCGGAGTTCTCAACATGAGAAATCCTTGTCAAAGAGGGAAGCAAATAGCAGCTCAAAGTGTACTCAGTCAGAAGCTGTGGTTGATTCATTGTACCAGCAGGATGTGCATAATCTTCCGCCTTGTTCGTTTGTTAAGGAAAGATCACCAAATATCGAAATAGCTCAGAAGGACTATATTTTTGCAAACAGACCAGAAGGCAATAGCTCAAGACAGCCAAATAACTCATTGGTGCATTCTGTCAATGACAATGAGTGCCTTGTTCAGTCTGATAGCAGGCACAGTTCTTTCCAAAAAGCTCAGCTCAGTGAACACCAATCAAACTCACCTAATTTAGCTTCTTCCAACCTGCGAGATAGGCTTTGTATTGGCCAGGATATACCTTCCGCTGCTGGAAAAACTGATCAAATGATGATATCCTCTAAGAAGGCAGCAGACCACCTTCAAACAGAACATTTGGAGTGTTTACCATTCGATCCTTTCGATATCTGCCAAAGAAAAACTGGATCCCTGTTTGCACTAAAACCTTCTTTACTTGCACAAAacagagagaaaaggagggagctAGAGTACTTTGAGAGAAGTGAAAAACTTATCTTGAGGCAAGGAATGGTGCTTTTAAAGAAATACATCAGTCATACGAATCAG ATCAAAATTATAAAGGAATGTCGTGAACTTGGCCTTGGCCCTGGAGGGTTCTATCAACCTGGTTACCGAGATGGTGCCAAACTACATTTGCAGATGATGTGCCTTGGTAAGGATTGGGACCCAGAATTCAGATCATATGGAGAAAGACGGAAAATCGATGGAGCATGTCCACCCTGTATCCCTGTTGAATTCAAGAAGTTGGTTGAAGATGCAATTCAAGATTCAAATGACTTCATAAAGGGAAAATTGAAACTTGGCAATGTGGAGGAGGTGCTTCCTGTGATGTCACCAGACATCTGCATTGTCAATTTCTACACGCACAGTGGGAGACTTGGTCTTCATCAG GATAGAGATGAAAGTCAAGAGAGTCTAAATAGTGGGTTACCTGTTGTCTCATTCTCCATTGGAGACTCAGCAGAGTTTTTATATGGAGAGAACAGCGACACTGAAATGGCAGAGAAAGTTATTCTGGAGTCTGGTGATGTGCTAATATTCGGCGGCAATTCTAGGCTTGTGTATCATGGGGTGAGATGTATTATGCCAAACTCAGCTCCAAGTTTTCTGGTTGAAGAAGCAAATCTTCGTCCTGGACGTATAAATCTTACATTTAGAAAGTCATAG
- the LOC122061572 gene encoding uncharacterized protein LOC122061572, with protein sequence MTGPGRNHRRGRGRWVHLGSGVDDGFQPSQEPGCGSNFKDDGVQDSNFRLPNNQLDKASVGADRYCHHRSSQHWKPLPKREGNSSSKCTESATMVASSHHQDAHILPSCLAGEESSSNRAEGSNSRQPINSLVHSVDDKESHTHSGSTIRSFQKAHRSRNQSNSPNLDSTNLQDRICVSIGIPSAAGKTVHVMITSEKVADHLSAEHLEKLPLGCRSNVKDDGVQDSSSRVPNNQLDNAPIDAGSDGRYSHHRSSQHEKSLSKREANSSSKCTQSAAVVDSLYQRDVHNLPPCSFVKERSPNIEIAQKDYIFSNRPEGNSSRQPNNSLVHSVNDNECLVHSDSRHSSFQKAQLSEHQSNSPNLASSNLRDRLCIGQDVPSAAGKTDQMMISSKKAADHIQTEHLECLPFDPFDTCQRKTGSLFALKPSLRAQNREKRRELEDFERSEKLILRQGMVLLKKYISHTNQIKIIKECRELGLGPGGFYPRGYRDGAKLHLQMMCLGKDWDPKFRSYGDRRKIDGACPPCIPVEFKQLVEDAIQDSNDFIKGKLKLRNVEELLPVMSPDICIVNFYTHSGRLGLHQDRDESQESLNSGLPVVSFSIGDSAEFLYGENRDTEMAEKVILESGDVLIFGGNSRLVYHGVRCIMPNSAPSFLVEEANLRPGRINLTFRKS encoded by the exons ATGACGGGTCCTGGCAGAAACCACCGTCGTGGACGTGGTCGATGGGTACACCTTGGTTCCGGTGTAGATGATGGATTTCAGCCTAGTCAAGAACCT GGGTGTGGATCTAATTTTAAAGATGATGGTGTTCAAGATTCCAATTTTAGACTTCCTAACAACCAACTAGATAAGGCTTCTGTCGGTGCTGATAGGTATTGTCATCACAGAAGTTCTCAACACTGGAAACCCTTGCCAAAGAGGGAAGGAAATAGCAGTTCAAAGTGTACTGAGTCAGCAACTATGGTTGCTTCTTCTCACCACCAGGATGCGCATATACTGCCTTCTTGTTTGGCTGGTGAGGAAAGTTCATCAAACAGAGCAGAGGGCAGTAACTCAAGACAGCCAATTAACTCATTGGTGCATTCTGTCGATGACAAGGAGTCGCATACTCATTCTGGTAGCACTATCAGATCTTTCCAAAAAGCTCATCGCAGTCGAAACCAATCAAACTCACCTAATTTAGATTCTACCAACCTGCAAGATAGGATTTGTGTTAGCATTGGTATACCTTCCGCTGCTGGGAAAACCGTTCATGTGATGATAACCTCTGAGAAGGTAGCAGACCACCTCAGCGCAGAACATTTAGAGAAGTTACCCTTG GGATGTAGATCTAATGTTAAAGATGATGGTGTTCAAGATTCCAGTAGTAGAGTTCCTAACAACCAACTAGATAATGCTCCTATTGATGCTGGCAGTGATGGTAGATATTCTCATCACCGGAGTTCTCAACATGAGAAATCCTTGTCAAAGAGGGAAGCAAATAGCAGCTCAAAGTGTACTCAGTCAGCAGCTGTGGTTGATTCATTGTACCAGCGGGATGTGCATAATCTTCCGCCTTGTTCGTTTGTTAAGGAAAGATCACCAAATATCGAAATAGCTCAGAAGGACTATATTTTTTCAAACAGACCAGAAGGCAATAGCTCAAGACAGCCAAATAACTCATTGGTGCATTCTGTCAATGACAATGAGTGCCTTGTTCATTCTGATAGCAGGCACAGTTCTTTCCAAAAAGCTCAGCTCAGTGAACACCAATCAAACTCACCTAATTTAGCTTCTTCCAACCTGCGAGATAGGCTTTGTATTGGCCAGGATGTACCTTCCGCTGCTGGAAAAACTGATCAAATGATGATATCCTCTAAGAAGGCAGCAGACCACATTCAAACAGAACATTTGGAGTGTTTACCATTCGATCCTTTCGATACCTGCCAAAGAAAAACTGGATCCCTGTTTGCACTAAAACCTTCTTTACGTGCACAAAacagagagaaaaggagggagctAGAGGACTTTGAGAGAAGTGAAAAACTTATCTTGAGGCAAGGAATGGTGCTTTTAAAGAAATACATCAGTCATACGAATCAG ATCAAAATTATAAAGGAATGTCGTGAACTTGGCCTTGGCCCTGGAGGGTTCTATCCACGTGGTTACCGAGATGGTGCCAAACTACATTTACAGATGATGTGCCTTGGTAAGGATTGGGACCCAAAATTCAGATCATATGGAGATAGACGGAAAATCGATGGAGCATGTCCACCCTGTATCCCTGTTGAATTCAAGCAGTTGGTTGAAGATGCAATTCAAGATTCAAATGACTTCATAAAGGGAAAATTGAAACTTCGCAATGTGGAGGAGCTGCTTCCTGTGATGTCACCAGACATCTGCATTGTCAATTTCTACACGCACAGTGGGAGACTTGGTCTCCATCAG GATAGAGATGAAAGTCAAGAGAGTCTAAATAGTGGGTTACCTGTTGTCTCGTTCTCCATTGGAGACTCAGCAGAGTTTTTATATGGAGAGAACAGGGACACTGAAATGGCAGAGAAAGTTATTCTGGAGTCTGGTGATGTGCTAATATTCGGCGGCAATTCTAGGCTTGTGTATCATGGGGTGAGATGTATTATGCCAAACTCAGCTCCAAGCTTTCTGGTTGAAGAAGCAAATCTTCGTCCTGGACGTATAAATCTTACATTTAGAAAGTCATAG
- the LOC122060621 gene encoding uncharacterized protein LOC122060621, with product MASDMEETLPSKSALDTAALIHDGRWTSPLERFSYSIQSLEAISSFLLFPNSPYLNSATNLIFQAISITSTRQLYLQTLIKTSEYVVVAAVTNRYYLAYWKPGADKWTTITFELELWSSFEDVIFYKGLLYAASNHGPIVSYDFSSEPPIGREITGPPPNGRRCNVYYLVESLGELLLVLRHYRWHGDDQEDDDGLIVSPPFPFKTIKFQVHKLKSIGDCILFWGNNCSVSVSAQEYPECKGNSIYYNDDWDYGPDELARYGYHDIGVFNLESHRVESFLESSPSTTPTFWIAPEPVGSVSINFIFKLFNID from the exons ATGGCTTCTGATATGGAAGAAACATTACCATCGAAATCAGCTCTCGACACCGCTGCACTAATCCATGATGGGAGG TGGACGAGTCCATTGGAGAGATTCAGCTATTCAATCCAATCTCTGGAGGCCATATCgagtttccttctctttccaaaTTCTCCTTACCTCAACTCAGCTACGAACTTGATTTTCCAAGCAATAAGCATTACATCCACAAGGCAACTCTATCTTCAAACCCTTATAAAAACATCAGAATATGTTGTGGTAGCCGCTGTCACTAATAGGTATTACTTGGCTTACTGGAAGCCAGGGGCTGATAAGTGGACTACTATAACATTTGAACTAGAACTATGGAGCTCTTTTGAAGATGTTATATTCTACAAGGGACTACTCTATGCTGCTAGCAACCACGGACCTATTGTAAGTTATGACTTCAGTTCTGAACCGCCGATCGGGAGGGAAATCACTGGGCCACCACCAAATGGAAGAAGATGCAATGTGTATTATTTGGTGGAATCATTAGGGGAACTATTGCTAGTTTTAAGACACTATAGGTGGCATGGGGATGaccaagaagatgatgatggccTCATCGTTTCCCCACCATTCCCTTTCAAAACTATCAAATTCCAAGTTCACAAATTGAAAAGCATTGGTGACTGCATTTTGTTTTGGGGAAATAACTGCTCAGTTTCAGTCTCTGCTCAAGAATATCCAGAATGCAAAGGGAACTCCATCTATTATAATGACGACTGGGATTATGGACCCGATGAACTAGCAAGATATGGTTATCATGATATAGGGGTATTCAACTTGGAGAGTCACCGAGTAGAATCATTTCTTGAGTCGTCCCCTTCTACTACTCCTACCTTTTGGATTGCACCTGAACCTGTTGGAAGTGTGTCCATCAACTTCATATTTAAATTGTTTAATATTGATTAA